The window ATGTGTGATTCGATGAGGTCACTTACAATCCAATTCTCGGAGGTGTTCTTTCAGGTTCATCGAAGGCTAGATGTGTTCCTACGAGATCGCTATAACTAAATAGCATGTGTTCGGAAGCACGATAATTATGAGGTATTTTCTTATGGGACCCTAATGAGAAGTTCACAGACATCTAGCGGGACTAATAGTGGGTCCATTACTGTAACGATCCAACTTTTTTACTAAGCCGAGGTCATTATCttaaagataaataacaattttgaaattttcttgaaaagagaaaaactaaaattttcattaataccATGAAAACATGCTCCATgagttttacaaattttaaagataataaaaacaaataggtAAAAAGATTTAACCTTGAAACGctgaaaacaaacaataaaaagtgtCCCCATATGGTAAGTCACAAATCCTTTCATCTCACTCGCCAAATTTTCTGTATATTTACCTTTGTctgaaatattaaacatagaaaataatGAGTACAAACACATACTCAGTAAGGGACCCACTACTAATTCAGGTAGGCGTGTTTGTTAACTTTTCGTTAGAGTTCTGTAAGAAGATATCGCATAACTATTGTGCTCCCGAACGCATGCTATCTAGTGATCCCATAGGAACATATTTGGGCTCTTGGTGATCCTGAAGGAAACACCCTAAAAGAGAGTCAGGCTGTGAGTGATCCCGTCGAATCACACATAAAAGCTGGCCACACAAGCATAAATGGGTGGTGATCCCAAGGGACACTCATACAATACGACTCTAACGGATAAAGCTAACTGAACATCATAGCCTATACATAtagcataacataaatatcaTGTCTAAATCATAATGTATCTCAACCATAGTATATCTCATTCATAATAATATCTTATTCATAACATATCGTGGTCATCACATATCTCAGTCATACATAACGATTGTCTATGTGACTACCAATATCAATCATTCTCAACAGTCACATCATGCATCATAGCTACGCTAATGCATAATAAGGAAAAACATAATGTCAAGggtctaataaaaaaaatgtcttacCTGAGATTAgctaaaaatattcatttgcTGACaataaaaattctcaaattaatccaatcataatcataaaaggaaatttaagtattttaattaataaaattaatagttgactttcatccaaaaattctctcaaattaattaacttccCTAAAAAATTGAGGTTGAAACCTTGGAAAAAATTCgttttttaaatcttcaagATTTGCCAAAGAGACTTTCCAAATTCAtgcaatcaaaataaattccaAGATGAagaaccttttctttttgcgaTCTCTTATTTCAATTTGAGCATTCCAATTCTATGTATAAacctaaataataatatttatcattattaatttcttttccttttccttttccttttaatagaatatatatatatatatatatatatatatatatatatatataaacatatatttttattttcattatctttCCTCGCTAAAACAACTTTTGTCTTTGAAAGTAGTTATCttcttcaaaaatcaaatttctctctTGTTAAATCCCATCAAATCCAAACAATTTTATTCCTTTGCTGGTAAAGAATTTTACTCTacttatctttttcaaaaatcaaatcttcTCTCTCGTTAAATCCCATCAAATCCAAACAATTTTATTCCtttaccaaaataattttactgTTGcaaatagttatatttttctaaaatataattattttatttttctttgtaagCAAATATTCTCTCTCCAAATAATcaattatattctttcatataattaatttttcacggatagaattatatttactatttttcataataattatatatataaccacatatacatataattatcaaatttgtaacAAAATTTCTACGCTTcattgtaattaaataacattcaaattatttatataaatttaaatgtctATAAAACCGAATAATTTCCACAAATTTACTTAAATCTcataacattaaattaaatcaaattctcaACAAACACCACAACTCAAGTTCTCTAACgctcaacaaattaaaaataattaaacaaaattaagataattatctctaaaaattatcttaatttttcgAGGCATTACACTTACTGagtatatgtttatactcacccatttctatgtttaatttttgagGCAAAGGTAAAGATAGAGTTAGAGAAAAGTTGACGAATGACAAGAAGTGACCATGGTTCGTGTTGCTTCTGCCTTATGTTTAtagtattttgattttttggcattttatttaaatttatcgGACTTACgttttacttttatgttaatttctttaaaagtttaaatagaGTTCAAACTAGCATTTTATCTACCTACTTTATTTACgatttataaatgaatgtttgaaatttttcattaaaaatttagtgtctttcttttatatattttataaaaagtctttatttatttaagtagTAACAACGTTAGCTTAGTATAAAGAGTTGGATCGTTGGTACTCTAAAAGATGCAATGAGttagaaaaaacatatttatgtCCACTTTTAGCGTCTTGTCTATCTCTTTATTTCACGTCCTCCCATTCGAATGTTCACGTATGAAGTCCATGGCTTGAGGctaaatttatacaatataGGTGAAAGATTGTGTTATCAATTTCATTGAGCCTATATTTTGAAGACTACTGCGTTCTCGATTTTATTGAACCTATAATTTTGGTATAAATAGTTTCTAAAACAACTTAGAGTTTGACAAGTTGAAGTAATTCAAGTTGGATTGGAATGAATATTCATTATAAAGTTCAACCTCATTATGttagattttttcttattcatgtttgaactttcaatttagCTTGATAAATAGATCGCAAACAGTTCAAAATATGGAAGTTATAAACAAATACTCATTTCTTCTTGATCTTTGTTGATATCTTTCTATACAAAATTTGGTTAACTTTCTTGAGATCATTAACAAGTTATATATGGAGGTTACTTTATGCTTTATTATTGTTCTAGGATTCACTTCAAATTAGAAAAGCTCTCATTCTCAATTAAGTTCTCTTTTTCAAGGAAGGtctaacaaagagaaaaaatagtaGAATAAGTAACCATTACCATTGTTACGTTATTTATTCCAATTAAGCTTCAGAGTACACACATATGATAACAATACAGCTCGAGATAAGgagatatttaaatcatataattttaatagcCAAACCAAGTTGGGATGGCTTTTAAGTTCAGTTGTTGCAAAGGTAGTCATCAAGGCCTTTGGCAACTTTAGTTACACATAGGAGATAGTGATGTGGTGAAGCCACATCTTCATTTGCCTTCACAAACTCTATAGACCAATTAACTGTTCCTCCATTGTTACCATTCTCAagaacttgaaattttaatttaagcacttcaaaatttcttaatgGATCTCCTTCAAGGCACTCAAAAGTTATTGATTTGTTGGCATCATCAATAGCTAGCCTCTCTTTCACCTCTTCTGGTTTTCCTAAGTAATTTCATccaaaacaaggaaaaaaaaaaaacaaaaagagtgTAAGAATTGTTGCTAAGTAAATCCCAGGAGCTCGCAAAATACAATAAAGGTGTATATGTACAACTGACATAACCTGACGCATCAATTGTATTGATATAAAGTGAGGAAGAATATGATGTTAAGGAGGTTGCGTAACAAACCCAGAACCTTTTAGGCTCGATTTGATAAGACTTATTTGGCCTTTTGTTCTTGCGTTTGGATTTTAGGCTTGataatctttttattaaaaaagtttgaattattaaCCAAATTCGTGAAACAAAagcaaacttttaaaattcattttatttttgtttctagaaACTAGCTCCcttgatttttaaaacatgGGTAGAGAAGtagataataaaagaaaaagatttagaaGGTAAGAGTAGTGTTTCTTAAATAgctttttgaaataataaataaataatattgatttctCAAAGGTAATTTTGGTCAGAAGAAAAAAGTcgaaatgttaaaatatagaatatttaaaagtataactGAACCAAAAtcgaaaaaaattgaaatgatggTTTTGATACAGATCCTCACCTGCGTTAAATTTTAGGTGGATGATGCTGCCATCAGAAAAACCATTCCCTTCCACAACCTTACAACTCTTATAAATTTCAGGGAACATTTGAACAAAAACATAATCcattttgttcttgaaaaaCTGATAGAACTTGTGAGCAGAAGACTTGATATTCACTTGCTCTGAGATCTCACATATCTGAGCCATTTTGAAGATTCTAATGTGTAGCTTCAAATCTGCTCATAATAAGGTGTCCATAGAAGGACCGTTTTATAGCTAAATAAAGCCAAAAATGGGTGCATCTTGATGTGActttttattccttttgtTCGTTACAAttcattatcattttcaagtgagaaaatgaatgaaatattctGTTGtacaactttaaattatttacagTCCAAAGCTTTGCATGGACATTGAGTAATTTTTGTGTtctttaagaattaaaaagcaATTTGGGACTGAATCGATGATTATGTAGTGTTTGTGAGTTATAATATAATAGTGTATATGTTATAATAGTTGTGTTTTGGGTGAAAactattgatagaatctaagttaggataatttgtatttgagatGTTGATTAATTTAGTATTTGTTATGTGAGACGTAGAGTATGAGgacaatcatttttcaaattttttcattGCCCACGTTATTTTTAACAAACCTTTTTCTACACgagttctttcttctttcatttgcTAACTCTCAATATTGATTCCTCTTGGAAAGTATGCTCCTGGAAGAAGTTTGCTAGGAACCTCAATAAAATCTAAAGCTTTTCCTTTCCGTACATCAAGATTTGTTCGTTGTGtttataaaaagagagaatgtGATCACCATATGAGTTGGAGTTCcttatcttcatcttctatATATCTTCACTCCTATCACCTCTACCTCAGAGACAAGCCATTAAGAATAGACAAATGACCTTAGAATTTTGATACCTTCAACTGTTCACAAAGCGTAAAATTGCTTCTTTCAGATGTAATCAATTCGAGATCCTCTTTACTTGATATGTTAGGTTCAAGCTTGTTTAAAAGCACTTTGGTTGTCCAAATTTCATGTACATTTGCAAGAACATTCTCAACCAAATTTAGCCTTAAGCTTATTGAACTTCCAGCTTTCAAATTAATTCATCTCCTCCCAATCTATATTATTGCTCATGTTCGACATCTTAAGAACCTTTTTCTGGGTCTATCACTGGACAATGCTTGACTGCCATCACCACTTAACTCTTTAGAAGTACCACTGTTGTTGGAAGTGTACAATGAACACCTCAAATAGATAATTACCAAGTAGaatatttaagaagaaaaaacaaactttaattgAAGACTCTAACTTTTTTATGTGTATTCTACTCACACTTGGATAATTTAGATTACAACATTTCAATCCTATTTATAGGATTTTCACGAGCATAACTCATACCACAGATTAAACACAACAATTTAAAAcctaaacttaattaatatgaaaactcATACTAAATTaactttcaacattttaactCACAACCTTTAACTTTTTCTAACTCTCATAAATCAATTCAcatataacttatttatttaaagcatgtttaattttcaatatccTCCCTTAAACatgtcttttttaaaaaaactccaaGCGAACTTGTTAACTTGTTAAACACATTAACTTTGAGTAACTTCGTGAAAATATCTGCAATTTGATCTTCAGACTTCACATATTCAACATGAACCTCCTTCCTTGAAATGCAATCTCTGATGAAATGAAATCTAGTATCAATGTGTTTGCTACGATCATGGAACACGGGATTCTTTGCCAAAGCAATTGTTGACTTATTGTCTACATGGATCACAGTTGGATCATCTTGCAAAATTCCAATTGtctttaacaaatttcttaACCAAATTGCATGACAAACACATGAAGCTGCAGCAACGCATTCGACCTCACAAGTGGATAATGTCACAATACGTTGTTTCTTAGAACTCCAAGTAAATGCAGTATTACCAATGAAGAATACAAATCCACTAGTGTTCTTTCGATCATTAGTATCTCCAGCCCAGTCACTATCACAATAGCCTTCAAGCTTGAATTCTTTAgatgaagaataaaataacCCATAGTCAACCGTACCTTTGAGGTAACGAAGAATTCTCTTCGCCACTTTCAAATGAGTAGTTGTAGGAGATTCCATAAATCGACTCACCAATCCAACGTTGATTGGATTGCAAACAACAATTTAGTTCCCTTCCAAGTACCTCGACTTacgaaagaaaattatagcaGCTGGTGTATTCGAATGAAAGCTCTACTTGGTTCACAAGATGTATGGGACATTGTTAATAATGGTTATGAAGAACCAGAAAGTGATACAGCTTTGAGTCAAGCTCAACgagaaaatttacaaaatacaaagaaacgAGATCAAAAGGCTCTCACCATCATTCATCAAGCCATtgatgattcaaattttgagaaagtttCTGGAGCTACTACTACACATCAAGCATGgaaaattttggagaataCGTATAAAGGAGTAGATCAAGTCAAGAAGGTTCGCCTTCAAAAATTGAGAGGTGATTATGAATCACTGCATATGAAGGAGTTTGAATCGGTTTTAGATTATACGTCAAGATTTTTAGCAGTagtaaatgaaatgaaaagatatgGTGAGACAATAAGTGATGAGCAAGTAGCAGAAAAGATACTTCGCTCATTGGatgaaaaattcaatttcatcgTTGTAGCTATTGAAGAATCAAAGGATTTGAGTACAATGTCCATTGATCAACTTATGGGTTCTTTACAAGCCCACGAAGAGAAGCTTCTTAAGAAGAACAAGCAGACGACTGAGCAACTTTTTCAGTCAaagttgaatttaaaagaCAAGGAAGACAACTTAGAAAAAGGCAATCGAGGTCGAGGACGTGGTGGTAATCGTGGACGCGGTGATTTCAGAGATCGTGGTCGAGGAAACTATGgtcaaagaaaatttgatgagagtaattcaaactcaaattcATCAAAGGATCGTGGAAGACAACATTATTCAAGGTCAAATGgagaaatatcaaataatgaCAAGAGGTATACAAAAGACAGGTTGAATGTTATAATTGTCATAAATTTGGCCATTATTCATGGGAATGCAGAAATAGAGTTGAAGAAAATGCAAATTATGCtgagaaagatgaagaaatagGTAATTCATCATTGCTTCTAGCATGTAAAGGTGTGGAAACATGTGAAAACAATGCATGGTATCTTGATAGTGGTGCAAGCAATCATATGTATCGAAGTAAATCAATATTCATGGAGCTTGATGAATCTGTTGGTGGTGATATCGTATTTGGTGATGCAACGAAAATTCCAGTTAgaggaaaaagtaaaatttttatcaatttgaagAATGGAAAGCATGAGTTTATCTCTAATGTTTATTATGTGTCTGATATGAAGAACAACGTTTTGAGTTTGGGACAACTCTTAGAGAAAGggtataatattttgatgaaGGATTATAGTCTTTTGATAAGAGATAATCATGGCAATATGATTGCTAAAGTGCAAATGACGAAAAATAGAATGTTTTTATTGAGCATTCAAACTGATGTAGCGAAATGTTTAAAGTCATGTTTGAAAAATCCAAACTGGATTTGGCCCTTGAGATTTGGGcatttaaactttgatggCTTGAAACTATTAGTCAGGAAGAACATGGTGAAAGGGTTGCCATGTGTTAAACATTCAGACCAATTTTGTGAAGGTTGTCTTTATGGCAAACAATCAAAGAAGAGTTTTCCACAAGAATCATCTTGGAAAGCAAGGAGACCACTAGAGTTGGTTCACACTGATCTTTGTGGACCGATCAAACCAAGTTCTTTCggtaagaataattatatttcttattatttattgatgattTCAGTCGAAAAACTTGGGTTTATTTTGTCAAAGAGAAACCATAAGATTTGGCATGTTCAAGAGATTTAAAGCTcttgttgaaaaagaaagtggtTATTACATAAAAGCATTGAGATCAGATAGGGGAGAGGAATTCACTtcaaatgaattcaaaaaaaattgtgcaGAAAATGGAATTCGTCAACCTATGACAGTTCCATttactcctcaacaaaatggtgttGTTGAGAGGAATAATCGAACAATACTTAACATGACTCGAAGCATGTTGAAGAGCAAGAAGATGCCAAAAGAATTTTGGGCACAAGTTGTTGAATGTGCAGTATACTTGTCAAATCGTTCCCCTACTAGAAGCTTGTGGAACAAAACTCCTCAACAAGCATGGATAGGAAGAAAACCATCCATTGCTCATTTGAGAGTATTTGGATGTATGGCTTATGCGCATATACCAGATCAAAAGCGTAGTAAGCTTGATGATAAAAGTgagaaacatatttttttggcTATGATGCAAGCTCAAAAGGCTACAAGCTTTATAATCCTGTGACAAAGAAGATGATGGTAAGCAGAGATGTTGTGTTTGATGAAGAAGCATCATGGAATTGGAAAGATGAACCAAAAGACTAcaaatttttggtttttcccGATGATCATGATGAGCCTAGTGACATTGCTTCTCCATCAACACCGCCAACATCGCCAATCACTCCACAACAAAGCACATCTTCATCATCGGCAAGTTCAAGTGAAGGGCCTCGTGGCATGAGAAGTTTACGAGACATATATGATGAAACTGAAGAGTTAAGTCAAAGTTTTAATAACCTTActctcttttgtttatttggtgATAGTGAacctttgaattttgaagaagcTTCGCAAAATGACAAATGGAAGATTGCTATAGATGAAGAGATAAAAGCCATAAAAAAGAACGATACGTGGGAACTTTCTACTCTTCCAAATGGAAAGAAAGCGATAGGTGTCAAATGGGTGttcaagataaaaagaaatgaaaaaggagaAGTGGAGAGATACAAAGCAAGATTAGTTGCAAAAGGATATTCTCAAAGAAAAGACATTGATTACGATGAAGTATTTGCTCCAGTTGCTCGTTTGGAAACCATAAGATTGTTAATTGCGCTTGCTGCTCAAAATAATTGGAAGATCTCTCAAATGGATGTCAAATCAGCATTTTTGAATGGATATCTAGAAGAATAAGTCTACTTAGAACAACCTCTTGGTTATTCTATGAAAGGTCAAGAGGATAAAGttctaaaattgaagaaggCATTATACGGATTGAAACAAGCACCAAGAATGTGGAATAGCataatcaacaaatatttCCTTAATAATGGGTATTTGAGGTGCCCTTATGAACATTCCCTTTATATTAAGACTAATGATCATGGAGatattttggttgtttgtaTGTACGTGGATGACTTAATTTTTACAGGAAATCGTGCAAGTATGTTTGAAGATCTCAAGAAGTCGATGACCCAAGAATTTGGAATGACAGATATAGGGCTGATGTCATATTATCTTGGCATTGAGGTGAAGCTAACAGATGAAGGTATTTTCGTCTCTCAAGAACGATATACTAGAGAAATTCTAGAGAAGTTCAATATGATTAATTCTAAGCTTGTTACAACTCTGATTGAAAGGGGGACCAAATTGGCCAAATATGAAGAAGGAGATGTTGATCcttcatatttcaaaagtttggtTGGGAGTTTGAGATATTTAACTTGCACACGACCAGATATTCTTTTCAGTGCTGGATTGGTGAGTCGATTTATGgaagctctgataccactttgTTGGAAGCGTACAATGAACACCTCAAATAGATAATTACCAAATAGaatatttaagaagaaaaaacaaactttaatgGAAGACTCTAACATTTTTATGTGTATTCTACTCACACTTGGATAATTTAGATTATAACATTTCAATCCTATTTATAGGATTTTCATGAGCATAACTCATACCACAAATTAAACACAACAATTTAAAACCTAcacttaattaatatgaaaactcatactaaattaactttaaacattttaactcacaacttttaactttttctaacTCTCataaatcaattcaaatataacttatttatttaaagcatgtttaattttcaacaactATTTGGTCTTTCCTTCAAGGTGTTTTGTGTAATCCAACTTGTATTCACACATCCTTGACTTGCACTTTGCTACAAGTCAAAGTTGATACTCCCATCAAACCTTCTTCATATCACACTTTACTAAAATCATTAAAGCTTGACATATGTGCTTCTCCTCCTAGCAAACCAAATAGATAGCGAACAACCTACAATAGTTCACAATActgtaatttgtttttaaaattcttttacgATTACTACAACCATAGAGCATACTTTGAAACTCAAGAAACTATGATCAAATGCTCTAATATTGTTGTTAGGAAAAAAAGCTCACTTACACCGTAGCAAAAAACACACAtagatattaaaagaaaacaataaaaattgtgAACATAAGATTTTACATAGAAAATtccaacttaaaaaaaaccatggaTCAGAAAAATTTACTACGTGAAAAATTGATACAATCACGCAAATAGTTCTCTCTAAACCACAATTACAATAGAGTCTCTCTCAAACCCTTTGACTATCACACCTTTTCTCCACTTTCAAACTAGAAAATTCAGAAGgactttaattataattaacccTAAACTTTACACAAAACCTTTGCTGAGACATTAAGGCATAGACTAGCTAGTTTCATAGTTCATAGAGCCATAATCACCTCTAAAGATTATTAAGACTTCGTCATATAGGACTTCTTCAGTCTACATCAAAACATTATTAAGACATCTTATATTTAGGCCACCAAGCTTTTTCATAACTGATATTCCCACCAAACTCTTCACCCATATGTTAGGTGATGTATTTTGGCCTATTCATGAACTTGAGAGTGGGTATGGACATTCATAtacattgaaaaattaaatagtgtAAAATGTGCTTAACCTCCCGACCCCTAGTTTATTTCCATGTCTTGTTTCTAGAACAACACTTCCTCTACATAGACATAGAGGAAGATAGACCCTCTTAGCTTGTTCAAAGTTTTATGAGTCAACGTAGAAAAACCATCATATAAGTTAGGTGGGACTAAATTATTGGTTAACCAGGTTAGTAATGACACATGTCCACACAACTCATGGTTAATTAGGTTGGAAGGAGGGCATGGTGGGGGTAGTGGGAGCAGATAATTGTATGATTGTACGTTTTTCCGTTAAGTTGTATGGAATGATTGGTTAGAATGAGCAATTAGGGTTATTTAAGTATTATTATA of the Cucumis sativus cultivar 9930 chromosome 3, Cucumber_9930_V3, whole genome shotgun sequence genome contains:
- the LOC101212424 gene encoding kirola; this encodes MAQICEISEQVNIKSSAHKFYQFFKNKMDYVFVQMFPEIYKSCKVVEGNGFSDGSIIHLKFNAGKPEEVKERLAIDDANKSITFECLEGDPLRNFEVLKLKFQVLENGNNGGTVNWSIEFVKANEDVASPHHYLLCVTKVAKGLDDYLCNN
- the LOC105435097 gene encoding uncharacterized protein LOC105435097; the protein is MSSCRRFHKSTHQSNVDWIANNNLVPFQVPRLTKENYSSWCIRMKALLGSQDVWDIVNNGYEEPESDTALSQAQRENLQNTKKRDQKALTIIHQAIDDSNFEKVSGATTTHQAWKILENTYKGVDQVKKVRLQKLRGDYESLHMKEFESVLDYTSRFLAVVNEMKRYGETISDEQVAEKILRSLDEKFNFIVVAIEESKDLSTMSIDQLMGSLQAHEEKLLKKNKQTTEQLFQSKLNLKDKEDNLEKGNRGRGRGGNRGRGDFRDRGRGNYGQRKFDESNSNSNSSKDRGRQHYSRSNGEISNNDKRYTKDRLNVIIVINLAIIHGNAEIELKKMQIMLRKMKK